A window of the Gossypium arboreum isolate Shixiya-1 chromosome 2, ASM2569848v2, whole genome shotgun sequence genome harbors these coding sequences:
- the LOC108462455 gene encoding growth-regulating factor 4-like: MNSGGGGGGGGVGGGGAGSGGGGMMAIRSSPFTVSQWQELEHQALIFKYMMAGLPVPPDLVLPIQKSFESISHRFFHHPTMGYCSFYGKKVDPEPGRCRRTDGKKWRCSKDAYPDSKYCERHMHRGRNRSRKPVESQTMAQSSSTVTSLTVSGNSGGTGSFQCLPLHAFSGTQQVTASGPNQSHYHIESIPYGIPSKDHRYLEGVKAEVSEASGSNRGFQIDTQQENAWPVMQSRLSSFPQSKPSGNPSMLQNDYPQHLFLSEFNSGEPVKHEGQSLRPFFDEWPKTRDSWSALEDERSNQTSFSTTQLSISIPMASPDFSTTSSRSPHAS; the protein is encoded by the exons ATGAATAGTGGCGGTGGAGGTGGCGGTGGTGGCGTTGGGGGAGGAGGGGCTGGGAGTGGTGGTGGGGGGATGATGGCAATAAGGTCATCACCATTTACAGTGTCACAATGGCAAGAACTGGAACATCAAGCTTTGATCTTTAAGTATATGATGGCAGGTTTGCCTGTGCCACCTGATCTTGTGCTCCCTATTCAGAAGAGCTTTGAGTCCATTTCTCATAGGTTCTTTCACCACCCCACCA TGGGGTATTGTTCCTTCTATGGGAAGAAGGTGGATCCGGAGCCAGGAAGATGCCGGAGGACCGACGGCAAGAAATGGCGTTGCTCCAAAGATGCATACCCTGACTCCAAGTACTGTGAGCGGCATATGCATCGTGGCCGTAACCGTTCAAGAAAGCCTGTGGAATCGCAAACTATGGCACAGTCATCATCTACTGTGACATCATTGACTGTTTCTGGAAACAGTGGTGGGACTGGAAGCTTCCAGTGCCTTCCGTTACATGCCTTCAGTGGTACTCAACAAGTTACTGCTTCTGGACCTAATCAGTCCCATTATCATATTGAGTCAATCCCCTATGGAATCCCAAGCAAAGATCATAG GTATCTTGAAGGAGTTAAGGCTGAGGTTTCAGAAGCTTCAGGGAGCAACCGGGGTTTCCAGATCGATACTCAACAGGAAAATGCATGGCCTGTTATGCAATCTAGACTCTCCTCGTTTCCTCAGTCAAAACCCAGTGGCAACCCCTCCATGTTGCAGAATGATTACCCCCAGCATTTGTTTTTGAGCGAATTCAACTCTGGGGAACCTGTGAAACACGAGGGTCAATCTCTTCGACCTTTCTTCGATGAGTGGCCTAAAACCAGAGACTCTTGGTCAGCTCTGGAAGACGAGAGATCTAACCAGACCTCTTTCTCTACTACCCAGCTATCGATATCCATTCCGATGGCTTCACCAGACTTCTCCACAACCAGTTCTCGTTCTCCCCACG CTAGTTGA